Proteins encoded in a region of the Oncorhynchus gorbuscha isolate QuinsamMale2020 ecotype Even-year linkage group LG16, OgorEven_v1.0, whole genome shotgun sequence genome:
- the LOC123999135 gene encoding heat shock protein beta-11-like yields the protein MLCPSMMQPSLNPMSPMSPFMDFHWPVRSLWPETRPLFFQMEQEMMRNMQEMRHNMEYMQRLHQKIFEDIEGPLSSTDFKPISFQMGKENNRFALTLDTKDFSPEELSVKQVGRKLRVSGKTEKKQDDGKGSYSYRCQEFKQEFDLPEGVNPETVTCSLNDGQLQIQAPKVVAVTEGNERVVPITCLPAITSPGAAAESTAVEAEPKKD from the coding sequence ATGCTTTGCCCCAGCATGATGCAGCCTTCCCTCAATCCAATGAGCCCAATGAGCCCCTTCATGGACTTCCACTGGCCCGTTCGCAGTCTCTGGCCAGAGACACGGCCTCTCTTCTTCCAGATGGAGCAGGAAATGATGCGAAATATGCAGGAGATGAGGCACAATATGGAATATATGCAACGACTGCACCAGAAGATTTTTGAAGACATTGAAGGCCCATTATCTTCAACTGACTTCAAGCCTATCTCTTTCCAGATGGGAAAAGAAAACAACCGTTTTGCACTGACACTGGACACTAAAGACTTCTCCCCAGAGGAGCTGTCTGTCAAGCAGGTGGGCAGGAAGCTGAGAGTCAGTGGAAAGACAGAGAAGAAGCAGGATGATGGAAAGGGCTCCTACTCTTACAGATGCCAGGAGTTTAAACAGGAGTTTGATCTGCCTGAAGGTGTGAATCCTGAGACTGTCACCTGCTCTTTGAACGATGGACAGCTACAGATCCAGGCTCCAAAAGTGGTTGCTGTGACAGAAGGCAATGAGAGAGTGGTTCCTATCACTTGCTTACCTGCCATAACCTCACCCGGCGCTGCAGCTGAGAGCACTGCTGTAGAGGCAGAGCCCAAGAAGGACTGA